cttttacattaatctctttctctttttatacatttacccaaatcaactgtacagtatttatcctctttttaatcttaaatcaatgAACGTGAACCATTCAAATTGACAAAGTATCACATAGagctataaaattaatttttaaacagcccacacacacaaaatggtgtatatgaattattttaaatcacatttcaatcatgtttgttaatcattcattaaattactgtctctcaataactcaaaagcaCACTGTTGCTTGTTTTAGCTCATAAAACCAGCTCGCTTCACTATATAGCATTAGTTGGCATATAGTAATAGTACAAATCACATGCAGCAATAGCTCAATTAACACAgataatttacacaaaacacaattttttacatCCTAAATTCACTCATATACCTTCATCTGTctccagctggttttaaacatcgtctccaagcataacaatataacaaagatactttctccatgaaatcagtgagcaatcagccagaatcagcagtagttagcatgctatgctaagcgctaatcatcattactcaccgcagttttcactcgacaaaacacaacaacacggtgatgtcccgcaaccaaaaaccctcctggcaggtgcagataatctcctaggatcaataactcaagatataacacagttttaatcagtatttacttagtaactagttatattgacgcctcctgttctaactctctctaaactgcagtaacggcatcagcgcaaagagaaaaaagacaaaagaagaagcgcgtagagcttgtagttgtgaatacgctccctgctggcagaaatatggaactacaacagaaacaaactattgaatattacaaataatacaaaattaatattctgccttttttagatcacaagggaagtgaggaaagcttttctgcctgcactgcccacactttgtatccagctgaaatctCCCTCCGCCAttggagccgacggtagtaaaggcagacagagcaactctgcacgtattttctgcagtttatgctgcaataaccggtgataactgctgaaagtagattacatggtgcagaataccatgtctatctttgtttaagaggcaaaaaatatatatatatcggcatgaaaacaggtatttatttacacatttgtttacacattgtgtaaacatcagggtgtcatgattagtcatttagccattatagtccagagtttaacatttggcaccaggatgttttcattccaattctgaaaagtgcttgaaaaataacaaaataaaaatattttttgtacaagcatgtattttattagtgtaatttattgaaaaattgcatattaaaatgcccaaaaaggctattacactttcagaaataaaaggataaaatatgcgattaatctcgagttaactatcgacattatgcaattaatcgcgattaaaatttttaatcgtttgacagcactactCAGGACATTTAGAGGAAAACggtttatttaaaagatttttccTACTTCGTTTAACTAGCATCACTAGGACAGGAACACGTTTCTACACAGGAATAAgatgatttttaattattgctttTAGTTAAGATAGTGATATTATTGATGTTACAACAAGTAGTAACCCAtaatgatttattgtttgttaaAGAATGATAAAAGGGGAACAGGGACCTCTAGAAACACTCAGCATtgtgttccaggcttccagcagtgttgccagatctgcTTAATATCAGCGACTTTGAGCTTTTTAAcccaaagataaaaaacaaactcaggAATCTTTTGCACAGGAGACAGAGAGCATCTAACAGCCTGTGTGTACTGACCGTGTCCCCCACTACTCCTATAGGTGAAATAAATGCAGATCCTGATTCCTGGCCTGAGTGGTGTCCTTCATTTTAAACCAGCCAGATTAAAGCTGCTACACTTTGTCCTGCAGGGAGGACAGAGAACACCTGCAGGTCTACCTGAGGGTCCGGCCTTTCACCTTAGCAGAGCGCAGCGCCGGTGAGTCTCAGGTACCGGTCCAGACCCGTTCTGGCTAACCTCATTGTTAAAGCAGCAGAGTCACGGTTGGGTCTGCCGTTTCAGGACTGAGTCACTATAGAACCATCGGATTCGGTTCTGCTCAAACCTCCCAGCCTGTCCCTGCTGGCCCGACTCAGCAGAGATAAGTCCCTTCCTCAGGCGGGCCGGCGCTTCCAGTTCTCCAAGGTGAGCCTGTGGCCCCAGACCAGCGGCAGGCCCAGACGGTTCTGGCTAACGGTTCTGTCTCTGACAGGTTTACGGGCCGGAGACAACGCAGGCGGAGCTGTTTGACGGCGCCGTCAGAGATCTGGTCCAGGATGTCCTGGGAGGAGGAAACTCTCTGGGAAGACCTTCATCTTCCTCGGTACCGCCCGGCCCGCCGCCTCAGGAGAGATGGTGAAGCTCCAAAGAGGAGCCAGGCTGAACGCAGGAGGTGGCAGGAGGAGAAGCTGTCTCTGATTGGTCAAGCCAAAGAGGCAGAAGACAAGAGGAACCAGGAAATTAGGAAGTTTGCAGAAGACCGAGAGCGCTACTGCCGCCAGCAGAGCCTCTTAGTAAGAGGAGCAGGAGACCAGGAGCTGGCCCAACAGCCGAGGGGCCCAACAGTAACCCGTTTGCTCCTGCCTCCTCAGGAGTCCAAGCTGCTGGAGAAGGAGGCGGCCATGGAGAGCTGGAGGAAGGAGAGGGACGCCCTGGTTGCTGCcctggaggtgcagctgcagaagctgctgtCCAGCCAAGCAGAGAAAGACAAAGTCATCAAGGAGCTGAGTGAGCAGAGCTCAAAGCAGCCAGCAGAGGTCAGTGTGGCGCTACCTGGTCCCCCTGCTGCAGATAAATGTCAGAAAGAGACGCCTAAGTTGTGTCCAGGAAACCTTTAAGAGTTTTTAACTCTAAGTCTGCAAAACACAGCTTAGAGGATCAGGTTGATGTTCCAgacttaaatatatttaaacattatttagtCAGTGTAGTTGTTAAAAACCTAATGAGCCGCTGCTCCAGTCAGTTAAATCTACTCATTATGTtaacttcagtttatttataaagcaccaattTTTACTTTCTAAAGTCAGATTCAAGCAGAttatactttctatgttagatggtaacaGCTGATGATCTGCCCCCCCTGGATAAACCTGATGGTGTTTAGCAGAACCTGCTGCCTGTTCTCTGGGCGGTTCTGGTTGGGCTTCCTGTGGCTCTAACGTGTCCGTGAACTCTTCCAGGGTAAAGATGGCGCCGTGTCTCACCATGTGGCAGAGCTGCAGGTCGCTCTGATGGAGAAGGAGGCGCAGGTcctgcagctgaaggaggagctggaggcgaCCGCCAGCAAAGGGGACGGCGCTCCAACACGGGTCAGAACCTCCTTCACTAGTCGGACATTTCCCAGAGCGGCTCGTCGAGGTTCTGCTGTCATTTATAGACGCAGCAGGTTGTTCTGACTTTGTTTGCCCCCCAGTTGGTGTTTCTGGGAAAATTTGGCCGACCAGCCCTGGTGACCCGTTCAGAtgctgactttttatttttagatggtTTTCTGCAACA
This is a stretch of genomic DNA from Fundulus heteroclitus isolate FHET01 unplaced genomic scaffold, MU-UCD_Fhet_4.1 scaffold_75, whole genome shotgun sequence. It encodes these proteins:
- the LOC118561881 gene encoding uncharacterized protein LOC118561881; its protein translation is MSWEEETLWEDLHLPRYRPARRLRRDGEAPKRSQAERRRWQEEKLSLIGQAKEAEDKRNQEIRKFAEDRERYCRQQSLLESKLLEKEAAMESWRKERDALVAALEVQLQKLLSSQAEKDKVIKELSEQSSKQPAEGKDGAVSHHVAELQVALMEKEAQVLQLKEELEATASKGDGAPTRVRTSFTSRTFPRAARRGSAVIYRRSRLF